The proteins below are encoded in one region of Myxocyprinus asiaticus isolate MX2 ecotype Aquarium Trade chromosome 13, UBuf_Myxa_2, whole genome shotgun sequence:
- the LOC127450412 gene encoding suppressor of cytokine signaling 3-like: MVTHSKFDSAMSSSLFDANMRLPSHRYKTFSSKLQYQMVQHAARKLQESGFYWGSISGKDANHMLNKEPSGTFLVRDSSDNRHFFTLSVKTESGTKNLRVQCDNKSFFLQTDTKSTQSVPRFDCVLKLIHHYMPLSRSPLSIGNSRSAYYIYSGGDKIPLELLRPLTCTMSSLQHLCRKTVNGHIDVSSKRDQLPQQLKDFLQEYDAPI, from the coding sequence ATGGTAACCCACAGCAAGTTTGACAGCGCAATGAGCAGCAGCCTGTTTGACGCAAACATGCGGCTGCCATCTCACCGTTACAAGACCTTCAGCTCCAAACTGCAATATCAGATGGTGCAACACGCCGCTCGGAAGCTTCAAGAGAGTGGCTTCTACTGGGGCTCCATCAGCGGCAAAGACGCCAATCATATGTTGAACAAGGAGCCCAGCGGGACCTTTCTAGTCCGAGACAGCTCAGACAACCGGCACTTCTTCACGCTCAGTGTCAAGACCGAGTCGGGCACCAAGAACTTGCGAGTCCAGTGCGACAACAAGTCCTTTTTCCTCCAGACAGACACGAAGAGCACGCAGTCCGTGCCTCGCTTTGACTGTGTGCTCAAGCTCATCCATCACTACATGCCGTTGTCCAGGAGTCCGCTGTCGATAGGAAACTCTCGAAGTGCGTACTACATTTACTCAGGAGGTGATAAAATTCCCCTGGAGCTCTTGAGGCCCCTAACGTGCACCATGTCCTCCCTGCAGCATCTATGCAGGAAGACGGTGAACGGACACATAGACGTTTCCAGCAAAAGAGACCAGCTGCCTCAACAACTTAAAGATTTCCTACAGGAGTATGACGCTCCTATTTAA